Proteins from a single region of Electrophorus electricus isolate fEleEle1 chromosome 5, fEleEle1.pri, whole genome shotgun sequence:
- the nr1d2a gene encoding nuclear receptor subfamily 1 group D member 2a: protein MGSTKPAGVIAYVCSSGPASSLDSCLTDHSNSHSPCTSPPPSTTQSCKVELPAASPLGVPKQPHSRMPASEKSTLSAAKSGITKLSGMVLLCKVCGDVASGFHYGVHACEGCKGFFRRSIQQNIQYKKCVKSESCTIVRINRNRCQQCRFKKCLSVGMSRDAVRFGRIPKREKQRMLLEMQNAMNSMMNSAQLHNMLRDSSSSSTSPSSSSSSSSSSSSPPSSPQCPQDSEPTVPMDTSMSSSSSCSSDSGEEDAPGPALRAELFAHGQPTVSPPGVSLSPSLTERLSDGSPQASWSPDSESSCESSQRVTTGYHAAQQRNCAPSGGQMDNTGYCHYNRHNMNEIAGRGGNRGHLVCPMNTSPIVDPTKPSHTIWEEFSMSFTPAVREVVEFARQIPGFRMLSQHDQVSLLKAGTFEVLMVRFAGLFDVKERTVTFLSGARYSVETLRSMGAGELLASMFDFSEKLVALQLSAEETSLFAAVVLVSADRTGIEDLSSVEALQENLIRALRDLVTKNHSNEAAVFTKLLLKLPELRSLNNMHSEELLAFKVHP, encoded by the exons ATGGGATCAACAAAACCAG CTGGTGTGATAGCCTACGTCTGCTCCTCAGGCCCTGCCTCTAGCCTGGACTCTTGTTTGACTGACCACTCCAACAGCCACTCACCATGCACATCTCCGCCCCCTTCCACCACACAGAGCTGCAAGGTGGAGCTGCCTGCTGCCTCACCCCTCGGAGTGCCAAAACAACCCCACTCCCGTATGCCTGCCTCAGAGAAGTCCACCCTGTCCGCTGCCAAAAGTGGCATCACAA AGCTCAGTGGGATGGTACTGCTGTGTAAAGTGTGCGGCGACGTAGCCTCTGGCTTTCATTATGGAGTCCATGCTTGCGAAGGATGCAAG GGCTTTTTCCGGAGGAGCATTCAGCAGAACATCCAGTATAAGAAGTGCGTGAAGTCAGAGAGCTGCACCATCGTGCGCATCAACCGAAACCGCTGCCAGCAGTGCCGATTCAAGAAGTGCTTGTCCGTGGGGATGTCCCGAGATG CTGTGAGGTTCGGTCGCATCCCGAAGAGGGAGAAGCAGCGCATGCTCCTGGAGATGCAGAACGCCATGAACAGCATGATGAACAGCGCCCAGCTGCACAACATGCTCCGCgactccagctcctcctccacctccccttcttcttcctcctcatcctcctcatcttcatcctcgCCCCCATCCTCACCGCAGTGCCCCCAGGATTCGGAGCCGACAGTCCCCATGGACACATCCATGAGCTCGTCGTCATCCTGTTCGTCGGACAGCGGCGAGGAGGACGCACCGGGTCCCGCACTGCGTGCCGAGCTGTTTGCCCACGGGCAACCAACGGTCTCACCACCAGGTGTCTCCCTCTCGCCGAGCCTCACGGAGAGGCTGAGTGACGGCAGCCCGCAGGCCAGCTGGAGCCCTGACAGCGAGTCTTCCTGCGAAAGCAGCCAGCGAGTCACCACTGGGTACCACGCTGCACAGCAGCGTAACTGCGCCCCTAGTGGTGGTCAGATGGATAACACTGGCTACTGCCACTACAACAGGCATAATATGAATGAGATTGCTGGAAGAGGAGGGAATCGAGGGCATCTG gTGTGCCCTATGAACACTTCTCCGATAGTGGACCCGACCAAGCCCAGTCATACGATCTGGGAGGAGTTCTCGATGAGCTTCACCCCTGCTGTGAGGGAGGTCGTTGAGTTTGCTAGGCAGATTCCTGGTTTTCGCATGCTCTCCCAGCACGACCAGGTCAGCCTGCTCAAAGCAGGCACGTTTGAG GTGCTGATGGTCCGCTTCGCAGGGCTGTTCGATGTGAAGGAGCGTACGGTCACCTTCCTGAGCGGCGCGCGCTACAGCGTGGAGACGCTGCGCTCCATGGGTGCTGGTGAGCTGCTTGCCTCCATGTTTGACTTCAGCGAAAAGCTCGTGGCTCTGCAGCTCAGCGCGGAGGAGACGAGCCTGTTTGCCGCCGTCGTGCTCGTGTCTGCCG ACCGCACTGGCATCGAGGACCTTAGCTCAGTGGAAGCCCTGCAGGAGAACCTGATCCGGGCGCTGAGGGACCTGGTCACGAAGAACCACTCCAACGAGGCTGCTGTCTTCACCAAGCTACTGCTCAAGCTGCCAGAACTGCGCTCCCTCAACAACATGCACTCTGAAGAACTCCTGGCCTTTAAGGTCCACCCTTAA